CTGTCAAAGAACTGTGAATGTAACCAGGAAACGAAAGCATTGCAAACAATTACAAGGACTGGCGAAATATTTTCTCGTTTATTGAAGAGAAACCAGAAAAAGAATATTCCATTTTGTCTAATATTCCAAgcatgatatcatcatcttagatgaatagaTATAAAACAAGGACTGGCAAGTCATCTAGAGTGTTCTACAAAAATACTTctgtaatttttttaaattatatttaaAGGCAGGTCTTGTCAAGTGGGACGAGACCATGAATAGTAGTGATCTGGCAttccactttaactcactcagtacggccagtcctttcttctcctctacacagacccctcggatgtccagtgggtgtctgaatgacccaacctttagcttccgtcgtcagaattgtggtattctctgtcagcattcacctcttcagtataagagccttccgcttgcaatattttgatgatggtaactggggtgaaacgctgttaacgtcgtccctttcgccgttcgtatggagagagttaaaacacattAGAGCCAAAGAATTTATACCAGTGGTTCCAAATTAGAATATGATGTAGCATCATGGTAACGAACAATActctaaagaaaataaatatttcGCGTACAGACATGTGCACTTTATGTGAGAAGGGAAAAAATTAAGTGTACCATTAATAATGGATTTGTCTCAACGATTTCGGAATGATAGAGATATTCATTCATGACAATTGTACAATCTGCGCCAGACCGACTAAATACAGAATTAATTTTGTTTGGAAATAACGAACATATAAAAACAGATGATTCTTCTTTTGAAATCTAATTATCTTCTTTGTCTGAAATTTTGGGTTgtagttgctgttttgttttgttttgtttttgtttgtttttttaaataaatttgaTAAAGCATACCCAACCACAGATATTTTTAGGACCTCAACAAAAGGTATAAAATAAAAGTTACGAATATTTCCTGGAGTCAGAACAATCACAACAATCGAATGCGACTTAATGGGTGAACAGTGTGGACGTTCAGAGCAGGaaaagaaacggacagacagagacagagagagggagagaggggtcaaaagggaaatgaaaaaaagcagagatacagaaagggagagaaaatgaaagagacatatggacagatttacaacacacacacacacacacacacacacacacacacacacacacacagagagagagagagagagagagagagagagagagagagagattaaaaggaaggggaaaagaggaaggggagaggagacaaacagacagacagagactttagaaggaaacgaagaaaaacagagaaagagagagatagagattaaaaggaagggggaaagagacagacagacagagacgttagaaggaaacgaagaaaaacagagagagagagagagaggcataaacaGACCAAGTTCAAAAAGAAGAACACAACATTAAAGCCAcaaagaaactaaagacaaatggaagaagaaacgcatgccagaaagaaaagaaaacaaacaacaacaaaaaagacataaagaaagcaaACAGTATTCCAGTGCAAAATGAAATATTCTTTTCATCCGAACAGCAGCACACATCTCAGTCGAGGGGAGGATGcaatggggtggaggagaggttcTTGCTTTTATATTTATTCCCTCTTGTCTCCTGACTGAAACTTCTCGCAAGTTTCTGGTGGCCACTGCGCTGAGGAGAGAAAGCAAATCGACTTCTGATGTATTTTTCATCTTTGCTCATGATGCATTTTTCATCATCGCATATCTCCGTCGATGCCCAGTTTCAATTACGCACATAGCTCCACGGACGGAGCTTTTCACACAAGTTTATTCGTGCATGTCTTCGAGAGCCTCATACATATTCATGCAGGAGATTCTCGCCTCTGTGGATGATCCACTTGCGTTAGTcccagcggtgtgtgtgtgtgtgtctgtgtgtctgtgtgtgtctgtgtctgtgtgtgtttgtgtctgtctgcctgtctctctgtctgtctgtcaatacttAGTTGTGCATGGTTTTGTTGGGTCTactacagccttttttttttgtatatattcgAAAGATCCTCAGAGCTTCTCTGTATGTAGCTTCGCTGGATCTACTGAGCGTCTCTGTGTTCAGGTCAACGTGACCCATTGAGCTGTCTTTGTGCGGAAAGGTTTTATAGGAACTGCATAGCATTTTGAATGCAATCATGGGACCCGTAAATCTGATATCTTtggaatacatacatatatctaaatccatcgtgtttgtgtgtttgtgtgtgtttgtgtgtgtgtgtgtgtgtgtgtgtgtgtgtgtgtgtgtgtgtgatacgtatacatacatataattaaaCATGCTAACACAGGAGAATCTGCAGTCTTTTGAACAGATTCATGGGTACCGACTTGACTTATTTGAATGTACGTTTACAGGATCCGCTCtgaacacgtatatatatatatatatatatatatatatatatatatattatgtacatgtatgtatgtatgtatgtatagtttcATAGcgtctctttttttctatttcttttttcgcttttttgtttgtttgtttggttggttggttggtttttgtttgtttttttgtttggttggttggttttgggtttttttgtttgttgttgttgttgttgttttgttttgtttttgttctttgactcacttgagaaaaccggtgttcggttgcctgtgtgtgtgtgtgtctgtgtctgtgtgtccgtggtaaactttaacattgccatttaaTCTGGAAATACGTTGTCTGCCTATACCAATTTTGGCTTAAACATAATATGAAAAAAatcaggttgtaagtctcccgaattgagCCGTATCTCCGAATAATTAACTATTTCGTTGATATACGTTCCGAAATTCgaaaattctattaaaaaaaccGTTTCCCACTGAGTTGGGCctgctagaaggtaggttgtgctCGAAGACaacgacctcgtttttcttgttctcaattacaagggaaaaaaataaaacttctggacagaacacatacagtgatactaactacaccatcgacgtgtttactgcatataaatattcttcaGTGGGCACTGAATTAACtgtaatgaacataaaagaaaaattgaatcgatcgtttctttcagcccattgtgGACTGGTTCGTGAGTGCAGATCTAGAGTTGTATCATGTGTTGTGATTGgtttgaagcgatggcaacgtctcctttaccgccgaaataaaacaataatcgagatataataaaacacaaaaaaacacattattTATAAATGGTGTTAtttcgtccactacaatcacatctatttgtcgtacgaagaagaaaacgttaattttgctttaagtattaaattcagtcaaatgacgtcagatgcattAGTCTTCTTGCTTCCGAACTGAACATACCTGTTTCGATCCCGCTCCCATGCGgttttggtgggggttgggggggtggaggggtatggggggggggtgaattttttttcttccaagcttattTCACATACCATatctaatacagagcactttacaacgctttatatatatatatatatatatatatatatatatatatatatatcttcttgttttttctcctcatgattccatTACTGTGCGATAAAGCGCGAAACACAAGTAactcttgaaggctttgcctcttgtattgtttgttgttgttgttttgtttttgtttgtttttgttgttgttgtttttattgttgttgtttgtttttggtggggtttttttgcttttgttttttgttttgttttttgtttttgttttgtttttttcccccatcatctgcaccgtttcaatggcattattcccacgccgctcatttagattcctccatacacggccacacctgggttcgtccgtcacagatccagcgtcggcagtgcgcagggaaccatcgatgttaggtcgctaggaggccacacaccagaggagaccctgcactgctgctgagtcacttcggtgctgttcagtggtgcctgttctgatttaacgtacttaggacaccacctactaaaccccctactgacgacaataatagcttagtcgcggagccagactgagtgagcgtcccccccagagtggagaccgccaccacgaccctcaaacaacagcccctcatgaatctgccgacacttacgacattgacaggactcaccccaagcacggaagtggaggggtatcgaaactgaggtcaccatgagagtagggcatgaaaggccacagactttgagattgttttgtttatactgatgatgatgaagaaggaggaggatgacgatgacgatgatgatgttgctatggaggtccattttggtttgggactgcgtgacaaggctgtactctacgcttcctgtcataatgatatcccggcgttaaccaggcccgagagatacagacacttgcagtgttggtcaggtaatgagagcaacacacccaaagacgcatccttgaagtggatgacactcgactgtgtggtcccacaagcccacagcacactcaactctgggtaggagccggccacgggccgaaaaacccacctccgctgggattcgaacccgcgtcctcccagccgtcagtccgcgacgctaaccacttcgccacggcggctagtttatttgtttgttttttgtttttgttttttgctgggttttttgtttgtttgtttgtttgtttgttttttgtttttgtttttgttttgtttgttttttgttgtttttttttgctagctcacttctttttaaaagaaattttCATGAGCCCTGTCGCgttcaacaacagcaaataacagcggttttttcttcgttttgtaCTAGCCGAGGATGACCATGATTTCAGAgacggaaaaggaggaggagggagaatgcATCAAAGTGAAGAAGCCGTCCACCAACGAGACGAAGGCTGtggaggaggaagtgagagagctGCAGGATCTGGCACGTACCTATCAGGAGCAGAGCAGGCTGAAGAAAAAGGtgatgccatatatatatatatatatatatatatatatatgtatgtatgtatgtatgtatgtatgtatattgcatAATCATGCAACTCacgtgcaattaaaaaaaaaaagacccgaaCGTTTTTTACATCTTTtcgctttgtttcgtttttgtgtaACTCacgtgcaattaaaaaaaaaaaaaaaaaaaaaaaaagacccgaaCGTTTTTTACATCTTTtcgctttgtttcgtttttgtgtaACTCacgtgcaattaaaaaaaaaaaagaaaaaaaaaaagacccgaaCGTTTTTTACATCTTTTCCGTTtcgctttgtttcgtttttgtgttttgttgttatgagtacattctgtttcttctttcatttcgtttcgtttcttttgtcaTTCGTAacttccgttttgttgttgtttctttttgtcctgcATAACTTTCGTTCCTTGTCGTCACCCGCATCCCATGGTGTGGCTGCTGACAGATCAGCACGCCCAACACGAGGCCGTCAGCCACCTACGTGGGGTCCATGGCTGTGGGCCTGGTGATGTCCGTCCTCGGGGTGATCGTGTGTCTTGACCTCCTCAGTCTTCACCGCTTCTTGGGAGACCTGCACAGGTTTGTCACCCGTGGGGTGCTTggttttgagggtgtgtgtgtgtgtgtgtggggggggggggggggggggggggtctgttttggtttggttttgggtgtgtggtatggtttggttgggggtttgggttttttttgttttgtttttttgttgttgtttttttggtttggttcggtttggtttggttttgggtgtggttttgttttgttttgtttgggttttgtttggttttgggttgggttgggttgggttgggtttggttttgtttggttgggtttggttttgggttgggtttggtttggtttggtttggtttggcttggttttgggttttggtttggttttgggcctggtttggtttggtttgcttggtttggggtttggtttggtctggttTTGGTTCTagcttggttttgtttggtttggggtcTGTTTATAttggtttggtttgctttggCTTTGCTTGGTTTGGGGTTTGATTTGGTCTGGTCTGGTTTTGAGTCTGGACTGGTTTGGCTTCGTTTTCTTTTGAAGGGAGTGGGTTGGGTAAGGTGGTAGGTATCAACTCTCGAAAGGAATGATTTGATGTCAACCAATGCCAGtaataatactctctctctctctcagttctgagATTTTCTTTCTCAACCCCTTCTTCCTTTCGTCTCCTTCCTACactctttatccccctccccgTTCCGTCCTCGTCAACCTCTTAATGTGTACGTCACTGTCGGTCCACATACCCACCAGCCTCAACTCTTGTTGCACGTGCAGGCAGGGGGCCCCGTGCGGAAAGTGTGCCAAGCTGTGCAAGAAGAGACGACTACCCAGGAAAACCAAACGGGTACACTTCACTCAGTATCCGGCCTCCTTCGCGCACACGTCGCACACGAGGACACCCGTCTTCATCCACTCTAGGTTCCCACGCGATTTCACCCCTCGGAGTCTTTCGGAAGACCCTCGCGTGGAGAGCGTCTATGCCCAAGAGTCCAGAGAAACAAACActccagacacacacgcatggggGACGCCCATGGAGAATACGCACCTCTCATACTCCCAAGCTCCCGGCGGTTCCGACGGAGCGAAGGACCAGGAAGAAATTGTGTGGATTGAAACCGCGGGACGACAGCAGATAAGATGCAACGGTTCGATTCCCCGACAGCCAGCGGATGCCGAGGGCTGTGCACAACACGAGCGGTCCAGGAACCTCGAGGAGGATCTGGTGGTTGTTGAGAGATACCCGGAACAACCTGAGCCTTCCGGTGACTTTCCTGAAGGCGGAGAACAACATTCGGATGGCGTGATGGACACCAGCGATAGCGGCTTCCAAGAAGACAGTCAACGTCTCGAGCAGCATGCGATGGATGACTTCATAAGACCAGAAAGCGTGCTGAACGATACTGAAGATCCTGATGGTGACACGATTCGTGAGGCTTCCTTGCATGGGAGCTCAAAGAACTGTGCCGAAATGCCAGGTTCGGGAATTCCGACACGTGAGTTAAACAGTGATTTGGaacaatacacacagacgcagTCGCAGGAATCATCATCTTCAACTGATCCGTCCACGAGATCCGGTGAACCGAACTGTGAAACGTTACGTATGTCTGACGTTGTTGTTAATGTTCCCGACAACTGTGACGTAAGCAACAGATGCTATGACAACATGAAAGATGTAAATGGACATTCCGCAGTTTATACTGAAATCGAAAATGCTATCACGTCATTTTAAACGTTCGGGTACTTGGGAAAAACATTGTGATGTGTTCTGTAGCAATTTCAAGATGTCTTAAAGGTGAATCTGCTTTTGAAAGACGAGaactgttctctctttttctttacttaatttttttttctactttccatgtttcgagtgtgtgtgtgcgcgcgctcgtgtgtgtgtgtgtcggtgtgtgtatgtgagtgtggtattgtttttgtttgtttttttgttagatgttgtgtggtgttcatGGACAAGTTCACGCGCTTTGACGACAAATTGAAAGTGTTcttgtttagtctgttttgtgtgtgtgtgtttttaagttgAGTGTTTgaggttgttgggtttgttggttttttttagaaatgaaagcatattcatgatcatgatcatgatcaccataatcatcatcatcataatcatcaacattatgattattattatgattatgattattttgtCAATATCATAATTATGAGTGCTACTCCAGCACTTAAAAATATAATATGCATTTGATATGAAAGTTGTGGTGAAGGTTGTTTTGAAAAATGCTGATAATCATCAGTGGAGTTAACTATCGGgcgtttgtatatgtatatgtgtgtgtgtgtgtgtgtgtgtgtgtgtgtgtgtgtgccagtaacTGTTACAGTGGCCTACAGTCAGagggtgatttttgtttgtttttgctttaccATGTACGTTAGAGAAGAAGAGAGCAGCCTGCCGATGATATCGTGTTCAGAACATCCCATCAAGCAGCCAGTCACTAACATTCAACACCAAATCGCTTCCTTCCTTTATCACTTGCACAACCTCAATACAACGACATAACCTGCAACGATATTCGGACCTGCGCTTGGTAGCGTGTTCGCTTTGCGTCAAGGACGTTCCGAAGTCTGTGAAAATAAGCGTCGACTTAGGAGCATCTTTAGCGCTGCTAAGATCGCTCAGGCAGCCCGTACCTGTTGACGAGAAGAAAGGGGAACACTTGTGACGAGACTGATTAAGTGGAGGGAGTTGAACAACCTACTGGCTGCTGTCCTTGAAGCCAAGTTGTTCACGGTGTGAGTCTTCTTGCTTCAGTTAATCAAGGGTGCGTTGTGCTAGGGGGTGGGTCGTGCAGTTTGACGAGATTAAGCTGAGGTCGCTCCTTCATCTTGATCAGCTTGATGGCCACCACCCTGTGTGAAGTTAAAGGTCACGGTCTCTCCGTGTTTTGGCACGTAGGAGCTGACTCCTGTGACAGAGAGCAACGTATGAGAAAATAGTACAGTTAGTGGGCAAGACACAAGACATCTGTGGTATGTATATAAGCATGACAGTCAATTCTGTTCTACGctattccattcacacacacaccgtttctctctctctctctctctctctctctctcacacacacacacacacacacacacacacacacacacacacacacacacacaccaaaacctgaGAAAAGTCTTTTCTTTTCCACTTCTCTTGCAGTCTGCACTGTTCGTTGTTCTCACGTGCTCCCCTTTCAAGAAGgaaagattttttgtttgtttgtttgttttttgtttttgtttgttcaaatATTTAACCATAAAAGAAACAAGCTTCAACAAATGGCTGTGCATTCACTCTTTCCCCCACTGactgagttaactcactcagtacggccagtcctctcttctcctctacacagacccttcagatgtccagtgggtgtctgaatgaccgacccaaccttcagcttccgtcgacagaattgtggtattctttgtcaacattcacgtcttcagtataacagccttccgcttgcaatattttgataatggtaattggggtgaaacgctgttaacgtcgtctctttcgctgctcgtatggagagagttaatgaaactTCACCTGCACGAAACTCATCTTTTGTCACTGGGAACGTTGGCTTCATCAAGTGTTTCTTTTATAAACGACTTCCCTTTGATAATGAAATCCGTTAcgtaatttatcttttttattgtaCTTATATTTCTTATTCATGTTTGATTCTACCATCTATCTACACTGTTTCCTCCAACTCAACATACATCCCCCACACCCTTTTCTTTTACCTCAAAACGTTTTAGGTATAGATAGAGGGTAGAATCAAAAGTGAATAAAACTTTTTaggaatatttatatatatatatatatatatatatatatatatatatatgtatatatttatatatatatatatatatatatatatatatacatatatattatatacatgtgtgtgtgtgtgtgtgtgtgtgtgtgtgtgtgtgtgtgtgtgtgtgtgtgtgtgtgtgtgtgtgtgtgtaaaccaaaaTACCTTGCGGAAGGAAtgagatcgttccgaaaatttgggaTATGTGACAGATTGATATGTTtgtttctcttatatatatatatatatatatatatatgtgtgtgtgtgtgtgtgtgtgtgtgtgtgtgtgtgggtaaaaagagagagagagagagagaaagattcaaaTGATAATCAATATTTTAAGTTAATGTCTgcgatcaccagtatgtgtgacggcgTACATCAAACCAAACTGCTCTACACTCTCCGTACCGACAGGTGTGTGGTTCAAGTCACCATCCAGAATCTCCCACCAGGTACGATCCACCTCCCACTGACTGTACAACCCATTGATGGCATCCACGAAGAACCCAGGGTGACCGGCGTGATTGTAAGACGCGGAAAACCTGCAAGAAGACACGACAAGGACACCATACAACAAACGCGTCATACTCCACCTACCCACTGGGGTCAGATTGTTGTTTCCATCCAAGATGGCCCACCAGGTTTTGTCCAGATTATAGGTGCTGGCTAGCCCGTTCATCGCATTGACGAAGTAGCCCAGATGAGCAAAGTATGTGACAGAGAACCTGTCAGACATGAAGCTATGTTGtgagcaaaagagagaaagatcgaAAGCCAAAAaaggacaggaaagaaagacagatcattttcagtttcaagaaagcgttaactcactcagtacggccagccctctcttttcctctacacagacccctcggatgtccagtgggtgtctcaatgacccaacctttagcttctgtcatcagaattgtattctttgtcaacattcacctcaagagccttccgcttgtaatattttgatgatggtaattggggtgaaacgctgttaacgtcgtctctttcgccgttcgtatggagagagttaaacatgggGACTGAACAATATACGCTACGTAACATATACTTATTAAGTAAATACAGATGACCGACCAACGTATAAACCCAATGCGCTGGtcaatacagaaagacagaaaacgtCAAAAAAGATGGACGtatgagaaagaagaaaggactgaaaagaagaaaaatggagtaagagaaagacagacagaaagaaagaaagtaagaaaaggcCAGAGGAAAGAAAAGGCAAGCATcacaaaggaagaaaggaagaaaagcaaTCAATGGTATACGAAAAAGAAACTGTGGTTCTCCTGAGACCAGAAACCTTGACAGAAcacgattaacaaatagtaaagagtggtaactctctccattacacaaggtacacaatttcaagtcagtgatgcttacgcttccgattcagttagcacacaggtaaataaaaaggtacattggaacaagcccagacacttcctcggaaaaaaaaagaaaaaaaaaaggggggggggggagcgccgagcctgtccttataccaatcatttgacatgtgcacacagcagcaaagacagaagaaatgtgcaaacacaaattagcttttattcaagactggcatagcctcctTAATCCTGGATAAGCCACacataacacatggacaatatagaacaaacacgtggttgcctcggtggtttatcaactggaaattaacaaataatgaggcaggAGATaaacgattaacaaatagtaaagagtggtaactctctccattacacaagctacacaatttcaagtcagcgatgctta
The sequence above is a segment of the Babylonia areolata isolate BAREFJ2019XMU chromosome 19, ASM4173473v1, whole genome shotgun sequence genome. Coding sequences within it:
- the LOC143294001 gene encoding uncharacterized protein LOC143294001 — translated: MISETEKEEEGECIKVKKPSTNETKAVEEEVRELQDLARTYQEQSRLKKKISTPNTRPSATYVGSMAVGLVMSVLGVIVCLDLLSLHRFLGDLHRQGAPCGKCAKLCKKRRLPRKTKRVHFTQYPASFAHTSHTRTPVFIHSRFPRDFTPRSLSEDPRVESVYAQESRETNTPDTHAWGTPMENTHLSYSQAPGGSDGAKDQEEIVWIETAGRQQIRCNGSIPRQPADAEGCAQHERSRNLEEDLVVVERYPEQPEPSGDFPEGGEQHSDGVMDTSDSGFQEDSQRLEQHAMDDFIRPESVLNDTEDPDGDTIREASLHGSSKNCAEMPGSGIPTRELNSDLEQYTQTQSQESSSSTDPSTRSGEPNCETLRMSDVVVNVPDNCDVSNRCYDNMKDVNGHSAVYTEIENAITSF